The region GCCGGGCGGACCGTTTTTACATCCGTGAATTTGATGAAGAGACGAACCTGCGCGCCACGCTGGTACTGGATGCGAGCGGCTCCATGAACTATCGCGGGCAGAAGGGCGTGCTGAAATTTGACTATGCCCGCAAGCTGGCCGCCGCGATGGCCTACCTGCTGATGTCGCAACAGGATGCGGTGGGACTGGTGACCTTCGACACGAAGATCCGCGACTTCATCCCGAACCAGACACGCATCACTCATCTGCATCACATGCTGGAGACGATGATCAAAACGGAGCCGGGCAAAGACACAACGCTGGCCCCAGTTTTGGAATCGCTGGCCCAGCGGCTGAAGCGCCGGGGACTGGTGATCCTCATCAGCGATTTCTTTGACGATGCCGCCTCCATCCTGAAAGCCATCGGCGTGCTGCGCAAAAAGGGCCATGAGGTGATCGCGATGCAGCTCTGGGACCGCGATGAGCTGGAGTTCCCGTTTGGCCAGTGGTCGCGTTTTGAGAATCTGGAGAATGCCGAAGACTCGCTGCTGCTGGATCCCGCCACGGTGCGGCTGCGCTACATGGAGGTGCTGAAGACTTTTCAAGGACAGCTCAAGGAAGGCTTTCGCAAACATCAGGTGGACTACCTGAGCCTGCCCACGGATGAATCCCATGCGGCAGCTTTGCGGAGTTACCTGGCGCTGAGGATGCGATGAGAACGGAACGCGCATGCACACCTCCCCACCAGCCGCAGACCTACCGGAACCCGAAAAGGGCGACCGGGTGACGCTTTTGCAGGAGGGGAGAAAAACCCGCACGACCAACTCCTTCAAAGACGGCCAGTATGAAAGGCGGGTCGCGGCACTCGGAGACGCCAGGGATCTTGGCGAGTTTGAATCCGTGGAAGCCGCCGCGGCCACCGCCATCCGGGCGCTGGAGTCAGATCCCAAAGCGGTCTTCATGGTGATCGGCAGTGATGGCCGTGTGCTTGCCATCAAACTCAATCGTGAAGTTCAGCAAGCTCTGGAATTCAAAAAGGGACTGGCAATCAAAGCCGTCCTCTTCCTGGTCTGCGCCCTTGTCCCGGGGATCGTTTTTTATTTAAATGCCGAACAGCCTTCGGTCACCGACACCGCTCTTTTGGTCACCTTCATTTATGCGTTGTGCTGGTTGTTTGGGTTCACTCAAAACGTGGTGGAGGCGGGCGTGATCGCCTGCATTCTCATGACTGTCATCAGCCTGTCCTTCCCCATTCGGGACGCCATTTCAAAGGCCGTCAGGAAACACCAGGAACAGCGCGCTTTGCCTGCCCCACGATAACCTTTTCCTCTCCCTCCCTTGACCTTTCTCAATGTTTTCCTTCTTGCTGGCGCGGCTGCTTTTCTGGTGCCGCTGCTGATTCACCTGCTGAACAAGCGGCGGGTGCAGACGGTGCGCTGGGGGGCTATGCACCTCCTCCAGGAGGTGATGCGCCAGCGGAAAAAGCGGAAGCTGAACATCGAGCAATGGCTGCTGCTGGCGGTGCGCATTGCGATCCCGATCGTGCTGGCGCTGTGCCTGGCGCGGCCGGTGCTGACGGCGCTGCGTTCCTTTGGCCTGGGCAAGACCTCGCTGGTGATGCTGCTGGATGATTCCTTTTCCATGCGGGCCCCGGCCCCGGGCGGCTCCCCAGCAGAGCGAGCATGGCAGGATGTGGGCCAGGTGCTGCAGGCGCAGCCCAAGGGATCCGACGCACAAGTGGTGCTGGCAGGGGGCAATGCCCGGCGGCTGCTGGACCAAAGCACCAGCACGCTGGAAGTGATCCCGCAACAGCTCGCAGAGACGACCAACCAAGCCGGGCCGGTGAAGGTGAATGAGGCGCTGCAAACGGCAGTGGCCTCCCTCTCCAGCGCACCCAATGGAGCGCGGGAACTGGCCATCGTTTCCGACTTCCAGTCCAGTGACTGGAAAAGCGCCGCCGATGGGGCGGCCCTGCCCGCGCTGGATGCCCTGATGAAGCAGGAGCCGAAACCGCAGGTGACCTTTTACCGCCTAACCAGTGATCTGACTGAGAACCTAAGCATCGCCAGCGCCGACCTTTCCGCGCTGGTGGTGGCGGAGGAGCAGCCCATCGGCCTGCGGGTGCGCATTCAGAACCACGGCAAGCGCTCCTGGCAGGATGTGGCGGTGCATCTGGAGGCGGACGGTGCGCGGCTGCGGACCTCGCGTGTGACGCTGGCCCCGGAGGGCGAGGCGCTGATCAGCTTTACCCACGCTTTCACGAGCATCGGCGATCACTCCCTGGCCGTGCGGCTGGAGGGGGACAGCTTTGCCGATGACAATGCTTTTTACTCCGTGGTGCAGGTGCGCAATCAACTGAATGTGCTGCTGGTGGACGGTGACCCCGGCACGGAGGCCCTGAGCGGTGCGGCGGACTTTTTGGAACTGGCACTCACGCCTTATCAATCCGCCAGCGCCAGCCTCAAGGACCTCATCCGCATCACCAAGGTGGAGGCCAAGCGGCTGCGCGAGACGGACTTTCGCGGACAAGAAATCATCGTGCTGGCGGATGTGGACCGGCTGCAAGGCAACCGACTGAGCGAACTGGACAAGTTTGTGAAGGCAGGCGGCGGACTGATCGTGTTCACGGGTCCGCATTGCGACCTGAACTGGTATAACCAGGAGTTCTACCGCAAGGGCGAGGGCCTGCTGCCCGCCGGCCTGAAGGGTCTGCAACGTGCCACCTCAGCAGCCCCGGCGCGCATCCTGCAACAACGGCTCACCCATCCGGCTACGGTTTACTTCAATGATGCCCGTGGGGGACGGCTGCAAGAAGCTGGCTTCCAGGCCTGGATGGAACTGGATACAGCCCAAGACGCTGGATCGAAGCCGCTGCTGATGCTGGATCGCGGCACGCCGCTGTTTTTGGAAAAAGCGAGGGAACGTGGCCGGGTGATCCTCTCCGCCACGACGGCGGATGCTGAGTGGTCTAACCTGCCGCTCCAACCCTTTTTTGTGCCGCTGATGCAGCGTCTGGTGACCTACCTAGCCACGCAGAGCACCGTCACCGCCTGGGATCAAGTGGGCGCACCGCTGCGGGTGGTGATGGCCAAAGAACGCGCTGGGGTGGAGTACACCCTGCGCGATGTGACCAGCCAGACGCAGACACTGAAGGTGAAAGCCGAAGGCGACCACGCTCTGCTGGAGTCCCCCCCAATCACGAGTCCGGGCATCTATAAGCTGACGCAGGGGAACAGCACGCGCCTGCTGGCCTACAATCTGGACCCGGCAGAATCCAACCTGGCTCCCCTGCCCCAGGAGCAGGTGAAGCAACTGGCCGAGCGGTATGACGCGGCCTTTGTGGAGTCTTTCGATGCCTGGCAAAAGCTGGACCGCACCCGCCGCCATGGCAGTGAACTGTGGCAGCCGTTTCTCATCGGGCTGCTGGTGCTGCTGTTCTTTGAGGTGCTGCTGCAGCAGAGGATCGCGAGGGGGTAGAGGGATTTGAGCGTGAGGGCAGGTTCAGGGGTCGGGATTTGGCAAGTCCCGTGGTTTGGGGAGTCTTTAGAGTGGACGAGAGCTGGGGGAATGGGGCGGGCTTTTTTAACAGGATTGACAAGATTCCAGGATTAACAAGATGTTTGGCAAGGTGTCGGATGGGGCGGGTTTGTTCGGTCTGTTGGTGTCTAGCCTTTAGGCAACTCCATGACGTGCCGAACCTTCTCCAGATCGCCTAAAGGCTAGACACCAGCAGAGCTGGCGGGAACAGAGGGGTAGGCCGACCCAAGGTTTGAGCCCAAGGAGCGTGACTTGCCAAGTCCCGTGGTTTGGGGAGTCTTTAGAGTGGACGAGAGCTGGGGGAATGGGGCGGGCTTTTTTAACAGGATTGACAAGATTCCAGGATTAACAAGATGTTTGGCAAGGTGTCGGATGGGGCGGGTTTGTTCGGTCTGTTGGTGTCTAGCCTTTAGGCGACTCCATGACCTGCCGAACCTTCTCCAGATCGCCTAAAGGCTAGACACCAGCAGAGCTGGCGGGAACGGAGGGGTAGACCGACCCAAGGTTTGAGCCCCAGGAGCGAGACTTGCCAAGTCCCGTGGTTTGGGCGTGTTTGGGGTGGATGGGGGAATGGATCCAACTTTTTCAGTGGATGTGCATTTGGTTAGGCGGAATGATTCATCCATCTTCTACCGGATATCTTTTTGCCATTTTCTGGGAGGCAGGGGCTGGAGAGTGGCGCAGGTTTAGGGGCAGGGACTTGGCAAGTCCCGGTCCCTGGGGGCGGTGGGGAAGCTCGTTTGTGTTAGAGCGGGCGGTGGATTCCGGCGTCCCTTCAGGACGCGACCTTGATTGACATCGTTGGTTCGATTGGGGTCCGGTGGTTCTCGGTGGCTGCGCCACCTTCACCACCGGCTACTTTCCGGGCTCCCTCCGGGAGCCGAGGTCGGAGTGGCGGGTGCGGAATTCCGCAGAAGGGAGGCCTTTTGGAAGCTCAGGGGTAGGTGAGCTTTTCGAGAGCGCCAGAGGACTGGCGCAGTCCAGAACGCTTTGCGACTGCGGTGCCGCTGCGAGCGTCGAGGCGAAAAGGTGAGGGCAGGTTCAGGGGCCGGGACTTGGCAAGTCCCGCTCCTTGGGGGGCGGTGGGGAAGCTCGTTTGTGTCAGAGCGGGCGGTGGATTCCGGCGTCCCTTCAGGACGCGACCTTGATTGACATCGTTGGTTCGATTGGGGTCCGGTGGTTCTCGGTGGCTGCGCCACCTTCACCACCGGCTACTTTCCGAGCTCCCTCCGGGAGCAGGGGCTGCGGTGGAGGGTGCGGAATTCCACAGAAGAGAGGCTTTTTGGAAGCTCAGGGGTAGGTGAGCTTTTCGAGAGCGCCAGGGGACTGGCGCAGTCCAGGACGCTTCGCGACTGCGGTGCCGCTGCGACTGTCGAGGCGGAAAGGTGCGGACAGGTTCAGAGGCCGGGACTTGGCAAGTCTTGCTCCTAGGGGGGCGGTGGGGAAGCTCGTTTGTGTCAGAGCGGGCGGTGGATTCCAGCGTCCCTTCAGGACGCGACCTTGATTGACATCGTTGGTTCGATTGGGGTCCGGTGGTTCCCGGTGGCTGCGCCACCTTCACCACCGGCTACGTTCCGGGCTCCCTCCGGGAGCTGGGCCGGAGTGGCGGGTGCGGAATTCCGCAGAAGGGAGGCCTTTTGGAAGCTCGAGGGTAGGTGAGCTTTTCGAGAGCGCCAGAGGACTGGCGCAGTCCAGGACGCTTCGCGACTGCGGTGCCGCTGCGACTGTCGAGGCGGAAAGGTGGGGGCAGGTTCAGGGGCCGGGACTTGGCAAGTCCCGCTCCTTGGGGGGCGGTGGGGAAGCTCGTTTGTGTGAGAGTGGGTGGAGGATTCCGGCGTCCCTTCAGGACGCGACCTTGATTGAAATCGTTGGTTCGATTGGGGTCCGGTGGTTCTCGGTGGCTGCGCCACCTTCACCACCGGCTACTTTCCGGGCTCCCTCCGGGAGCAGGGGCCGGACTTGGCAAGTCTTGCTCCTAGGGGGGCGGTGGGGAAGCTCGTTTGTGTCAGAGCGGGCGGAGGATTCCAGCGTCCCTTCAGGACGCGACCTTGATTGACATCGTTGGTTCGATTGGGGTCCGGTGGTTCCCGGTGGCTGCGCCTCCTTCACCACCGGCTACGTTCCGGGCTCCCTCCGGGAGCCGAGGCCGGGGTGACAGGCAGTTACACAAAAAAGCGCGTCCGCCTTTGCAGGGGGACGCGCTGTGGAGGGATCCGGGTGGGATCAGAGATTATTTGGCGATCTTCTCTTCAGCTTTGGCGGTGGTGGGGCGCTTGCTGGTGAGTTCGAGGAAGTCACGCATGATGTTGACGGTTTCGAGCTTGGTGGGCTCGAGGCCGTAGGGGAATTTAGAGAGCTCGGAAGCGCCTTCTTCGCCATCGGCTTTGGCGGCCATTTTCATGCCGGTGCTCTGCTCGCGGGTGAAGGCAGACTCGGGGACGAGTTCGGCAGCATCCACGTTGTCGAGGGTGAGGTGATAGGTTTTGAAACCATCCTGCTTGAGCTTCTCGTTGAGGGTTTTGACGCGGGTGGCGCGCTCAGCTTCCTGCTTCTCGCGGCGGGCCTTGGTTTCGGCGGTTTCTTTTTCGCGTTCGGCCAGGCTGAGGACGGCGGTGTTGCGGTCGATGCGCTCTTTCAGGCGCTTGGACTCATCGAGGATGTATTGGAACTCGGGATTGCTGTTGAGACGGCCGGTGAGGCGGTTGCGCAGCTCTTCGAGGGGGTAGGGTTTCTCGGTGATGAGGCTGTATTTGCGGGCCGGGATGGTGTCGTAGGGCAGCGGGTTGTCGGCAGAGCCTTCACCGATGTCGAGGACGTCGCGGATGGAAGGCAGGACGAGATCGGGCTCGACGCCTTTAAGCTGGGTGGAGCCGCCAGCGATGCGGTAGAACTTCTGGATGGTGACCTTGAGATTACCGGCGCGGCTTTTGTCGCTGAAGAAGGGCATGAAGCGGTCCACGGGCAGGATGGTCTGCACGGTGCCTTTGCCGAAGGTGGACTTGTCACCGACGATGAGGGCGCGGCGGTAGTCCTGAAGGGCGGCGGCCAAAATCTCCGAGGCGGAGGCGCTGGTCTTGTCGGTGAGGACGATCATGGGGCCGTCGTAGAAGGCCTTGGGCGTTTCGCATTCGCGCCAGGAGATGGAACCGCGCCAGTCTTTGGCCTGGACGACGGGGCCGGAAGGAACAAAGAGGCCGGTGAGGCGGATGGCTTCCTCCAGGGAGCCGCCGCCATTGCCGCGAAGGTCGAGGACGAGACCGTCGATCTTTTCCTTCATGAGGCGAGCGAGCAGACGCTGGACGTCATCGGTGGTGCTGACGGTGCCCTCTTCCATGTCGGCATAGAAGGAGGAAAGATTGATCCAGCCGATCTTCATGGGCGGGCCCATTTCGGAAGGCGTGAGGAGGAGCTCGGCGTTGGCGAGCTTTTCCTTCAGTTCCACCTCGCCACGAACGATGGTGATGATCTTGGTGGCGCTAGGATCGTCAGCCGGATTGACACGCAGGCGGACGGTGCTGCCGTCCTTGCCGCGGATCATGTCCACGATCTTCTGCAGCTTCATGTACTTGGTCTCGACGAATTCGGCATCGCCCTGGGCCACGCCGGTGATCTTGTCATTGAGCTTCAGCTCGCCCTGCTTGTCGGCAGGACCACCGACGACGATGCCCTGGATCTGGGCAACGTCATCCACCAGGCCGAGAAGGGCACCGATGCCGACGAGCTTGTGCTTCATCTGGATGTTGAAGTTGTCGGTCTCATTGACGCTCATGTATTCCGTGTGCGGATCGTAGGCGGCGGAGAGGCTGGAGAGGAAGAAGTCCACGACGTCTTCCTGGTCGTTTTCCTCGATGCTTTCGAGAAGGCGCTCATAGTCCTTCATCACGCGCTCTTCGGCGGTGAAGGGCTTTTCTTCCTTGGCCGGGGCGGCGGCAGGCTTGGCGGCAGCGACGGCTTTGTCGGCCTCTGGCTTTTTCTCGCCTTCAGGCTTTTTGTCAGCGGCGGCGGTGTCGGGCTTTTTCTCAGCTTCCTTTTTAGCCTTTTCTTCGGCCTTCTTTTTGGCGTCTTCGGCCTTGGCTTCATCGGCCAGCTTTTCCTGGAGGAGGTTGTCCTCAAGGATGTCGAGCCAGATTTTGTCCTGCTCCGCCTTGTCTTTCGGATAAGGGGCCGCATCGCGCTTCAGCTCAATGGTGCGGGTGGAGTCGAAGGTGAACTTGTGGTCCTTGAGGGTCTTCTGGGTGAAGTCGATGCGCTCCTTGACGCGCTGCTTGTAGATGTCGTAGATCTCAATGGCGGGGCTGATGTTGCGCATCAGGACGTGGTCATCGAGGGTCGTGTCATACTTGCTCTTAAAACCATCCACATCGGCCTGGGTGAAGAAGACGTGACGGAAATCGAGCAGGTTCAGATAATTCTGCAGGAGCTTGGCCGAGACTTCGTCATCGAAGTCCCGGTGAGAGTAGTGCTGACTCTGGAGCATGTAGGCAACATGCATGGCTACTTGACCAAAATTGGTCTCGGCGCGTGCAGGCGTAAATGCCAGGGTGATGGTCGCCAGGCTGGCGGCCACGAAGGACAAGGGATGACGAGTCATGGGGGTTTGCTGTCTAATTACGCATTGCAGCGGGAGAAATCGTCAGCAAATTTGCCGTTTGCCGCTTGAAATGTCCACAGGTTTCCCACATCAGCAGCAGGTTATGTTGCAATTGGAAACCTACACGGGCGGAATTGTCGAGACTAACGGCCATTTGCTGCGCCTGCCGCGATTTAACCTTTTGGTGGATGCTCCGCAGGGGGTGGCAAGGTGGCTGGAAAGCCAGAATGTGAAGGTGGATGCTCTGTTTTTGACCCATCAGCACTTTGACCATGTAATGGATGCAGCGGCGGTGAAGGAGGGCCATCAGTGCCCGGTGTATGCCTGGACGGAGTTTGACCGGAACCTGACCCTGGAGAGATTCTTCGGGGCGATGGCGGGCAGCGCTTTTTCCGTGCCGGAATTCACGGTGGACCATGTGCTGAAAGACATGACGGAGGTGGAGGCCGTGGGCCAGACATGGAAGCTGCAACACATTCCGGGGCACTCGCCGGACAGCCTGTGCTTTTGGCTGGAGGAGGCGGGCGTGCTTTTCAGCGGGGATGTGATCTTCAGCGGCAGCCTGGGGCGGTCCGACTTCCCTGGCGGCTCGCACCAGCAACTGGTGACGGGCATCCGTGAGAAGCTATGGGCCCTGCCTGCGGAAACCCAGGTCTTCTCTGGCCACGGGCCGGACACGACGCTGGGCGAGGAGCGCGAGACGAATCCGTTTTTGCAGTAGCTGCGTCTTCTCCAGGCCTAGGGCTGAGCGCCTTCGAGTGAGGCCCAAGCCGGAAGCGCCGTGGCAAATTTCATCCGTTCCTGGTTCAAGGGATGGATGAAGCTGATCTGCCAAGCGTGCAGGCACATGGGAGAGGCGGCGATATCGAGGGTCTGGGTGTCGCCGACGGTCTGGCCGGGGAGATAGACGGGATCTCCCACGATGGGGTGGCCGAGCTGCCAGAGATGGATGCGGATCTGATTGGTACGGCCAGTGATGGGGCGGGCCTCGACGAGGGCGGTGCCATCGGCCTCGCGGCGCAGCACGCGGAATTCGGTGCGGGCTTCGCGGCCGTTTTCTTCATCCACCTCCCGGCTGCCCATGGCCCCGGGGACATCACTGATGGGAGCATCGGAAATGAAGGTGTCGCTTTCCGGGTGGCCCTGGATGCGTGCGAGATAGACTTTTTCCACCTCACCCCGGGAGAACTGGGGCTGCACGAGCCCGGCGAAGTGACGGGTGCGGGCCACGACGATAAGGCCGGTGGTATTGGCATCCAACCGGTGGCAGGGCCGGGGTTTCTGGGGCTCATACACCTCGCCCAGGATATAGTGGAGGGTGTTGCGATTGAACCGGCCGCCGGGGTGCATGGGCAGCGGGGCTGGTTTTTCCAAGACGACGATGGCTTCATCCTCATGCAGAAGGCGGATGTCCGCATTGACCTCGGGCTCGACCAAGCCGGGCAGCAGGCGGAGGTAGCGCTCCCCTGCCCCGACGATCTGGGTGGGGGCGACGGGGCGTTCGTCCTTGTCCAGGATGCGCTGGTTTGCAAACCGCTGCAGCAGCTCCTCCTGCGGCACGTGAGGGAGGATGGTGACGAGGGTTTCCAGCAACGTGAGGCCATCGCAGGCGCGGGGGACATTCAGCGGCTGCTGGTGATCGTAAGGGGCGCTGCCGGGCAGCGGATGGGTGAGGGCGTGGATGGCGGCATGCCGTGAGGCGATGTTTTCCTGCATCTTTTGCTCCGTGGTCTTGAAACAGTAAGGGCAGGAAACATGCTCGACAAAACGCGGGTCTTTCTGGTCCTCGTCCGTCAGCGGGGACTGGCACATGAAACACTGGACGGAATCGGTCTCGGCCAAGCCAGGGTCCACACCGACGCGCTGATCGAACACGAAGCAGTCGCCATCGTAATGAGCGCCGCCGACTTCTTCGAAATATTTTAGGATGCCACCCTCGAGCTGCCAGACTTGCTGGAAGCCTTCACGCTCCATGAAAGGGGCGGCTTTTTCACAGCGGATGCCGCCGGTGCAGAAGGTGACGATGGGCTGTTGCTTCAGTTCCTCCGGCAGGCGACGGACGGCCTCAGGGAAATCGCGGAAGCTGTCCACGCCAATGATGTGGGCGTTTTTGAAGGTGCCGAGCTTCACCTCATAGTCGTTGCGGGTATCCAGCAAGGTGATGGGGCGGCCTTCATCGAGCCATTGCTTGAGGGTTTTGGCCTCGATGCGCGGGGAAGTGTATTTGGCGGGTTCGATGCCTTCGACTCCAAAGGCGATGATCTCCTTTTTGATGCGGACGAGCATGCGGCGGAAGGGCTGGTGAGCGCTTTCGCTGAACTTGGGCGTGAGCGTTTCCAGGCCGGGGAGGGCGCGGAGTTCGGCCAGGAGGAGATCGATTTCAGGACGGAGACCGGCGACGAAAAGATTGATGCCCTCGGTGCTGAGCAGGATGGTGCCCTTCAGCCCCCAGGCCTTGCACTGGGCCACAAGATGCTCCCGCAGCGACTTGAGGTCCGTGAGGGTGGCGAACTGGTAAGCAGCAATGTTGGTGATGACGGGCGATGGGGCGGTCTCGGGCATGGGGGCGGGAAAAGTGCGGGGAAAGAGGGGAGCGCATAATGCCGCTGGGTGCAAGGGAGGAGCGGTGGGCGGATGCTGGGAGAAATGCGGTGTTTTTTGTGGGGGGCAGCGAGTGAGCGGACGCGGCTTGGGGGAATGAAGTGGGCTTTTTTTACAGGATTGACAGGATGGCAGGATTAACAAGATGGGTGACAACGGGGCCTAAGCCAGGGGCGGACGTGGCCGGGTGAGCTTTTCGAAAGCGCCAGAGGACTGGCGCAGTCCAGGACACTTCGTGGCGGCGGGGTGGCTGGGCCTGCGATAGTGGCACAAAAAAGCGCAGCCCTTTGGATGAAGGGCCGCGCGGATTTGGGGTGAGGGAGCCTGAGCTTAGCTGACTTCGAGGCCGAGGTAGGCTTTGGCGTTGGCGTAGCAGATGTTTTTCACCATGCTGCCGGTGAGTTCGTCGTCCTCTGGGATGAGGCCGGCTTCGATATCGTTGCCGAGGAGGTTGCACAGGGTGCGGCGGAAGTATTCATGACGCGGGAAGGACATGAAGCTGCGGCTATCCGTCAGCATGCCGATGAAGCGGCTGAGGAGGCCAAGGTTGCTGAGGGCATTGATCTGCCATTCCATGCCTTCCTTCTGGTCCACAAACCACCAGCCGGAGCCAAACTGGACTTTGCCGGGCGTGGTGCCGTCGGCGAAGTTTCCGGCCATGGTGCCGAAGACGTAGTTGTCGGCCGGATTGACGTTGTAGAGGACGGTTTTCGGCAGCGAGTTTTCGGTGTCGAGGGCGTCGAGGAAGCGGCTGAGGCTCTCCGCCTGGGGATAGTCGCCGATGCTGTCGCAGCCGACGTCGGCACCCACTTTTTTGGCAAGGCGGGAGTTGTTGTTGCGGACGGGGCCGAGGTGGAGCTGCATGGTCCATTTGCGGCGCGCATTCAGCCGGCCGACGTGGAGCATGATGTGGGTGGCGAGGAGCTCGTGATCTTCCGGGTAGAGGCGCTTCGTGCGGTGGCTGCGATAGCGGTCAAAGATGCGGGAGGCGGCGGCCTCGGTGGAGAAGTTGGCGTAGCAGCGGTTCAGGCCGTGGTCGCTGAGGCGGCAGCCCATGCTGTGGAAGAAGTCGTGGCGCTTTTCCAGGGCGGTGAGCAGGGCGCTGAAGCTGTTGA is a window of Prosthecobacter algae DNA encoding:
- a CDS encoding DUF58 domain-containing protein, encoding MATLSSILEAEDITSLQSLQLFARTVVEGFTTGQHASPHKGFSVEFRQHRPYVQGDDIRRLDWKIFGRADRFYIREFDEETNLRATLVLDASGSMNYRGQKGVLKFDYARKLAAAMAYLLMSQQDAVGLVTFDTKIRDFIPNQTRITHLHHMLETMIKTEPGKDTTLAPVLESLAQRLKRRGLVILISDFFDDAASILKAIGVLRKKGHEVIAMQLWDRDELEFPFGQWSRFENLENAEDSLLLDPATVRLRYMEVLKTFQGQLKEGFRKHQVDYLSLPTDESHAAALRSYLALRMR
- a CDS encoding BatA domain-containing protein — translated: MTFLNVFLLAGAAAFLVPLLIHLLNKRRVQTVRWGAMHLLQEVMRQRKKRKLNIEQWLLLAVRIAIPIVLALCLARPVLTALRSFGLGKTSLVMLLDDSFSMRAPAPGGSPAERAWQDVGQVLQAQPKGSDAQVVLAGGNARRLLDQSTSTLEVIPQQLAETTNQAGPVKVNEALQTAVASLSSAPNGARELAIVSDFQSSDWKSAADGAALPALDALMKQEPKPQVTFYRLTSDLTENLSIASADLSALVVAEEQPIGLRVRIQNHGKRSWQDVAVHLEADGARLRTSRVTLAPEGEALISFTHAFTSIGDHSLAVRLEGDSFADDNAFYSVVQVRNQLNVLLVDGDPGTEALSGAADFLELALTPYQSASASLKDLIRITKVEAKRLRETDFRGQEIIVLADVDRLQGNRLSELDKFVKAGGGLIVFTGPHCDLNWYNQEFYRKGEGLLPAGLKGLQRATSAAPARILQQRLTHPATVYFNDARGGRLQEAGFQAWMELDTAQDAGSKPLLMLDRGTPLFLEKARERGRVILSATTADAEWSNLPLQPFFVPLMQRLVTYLATQSTVTAWDQVGAPLRVVMAKERAGVEYTLRDVTSQTQTLKVKAEGDHALLESPPITSPGIYKLTQGNSTRLLAYNLDPAESNLAPLPQEQVKQLAERYDAAFVESFDAWQKLDRTRRHGSELWQPFLIGLLVLLFFEVLLQQRIARG
- a CDS encoding carboxy terminal-processing peptidase, giving the protein MTRHPLSFVAASLATITLAFTPARAETNFGQVAMHVAYMLQSQHYSHRDFDDEVSAKLLQNYLNLLDFRHVFFTQADVDGFKSKYDTTLDDHVLMRNISPAIEIYDIYKQRVKERIDFTQKTLKDHKFTFDSTRTIELKRDAAPYPKDKAEQDKIWLDILEDNLLQEKLADEAKAEDAKKKAEEKAKKEAEKKPDTAAADKKPEGEKKPEADKAVAAAKPAAAPAKEEKPFTAEERVMKDYERLLESIEENDQEDVVDFFLSSLSAAYDPHTEYMSVNETDNFNIQMKHKLVGIGALLGLVDDVAQIQGIVVGGPADKQGELKLNDKITGVAQGDAEFVETKYMKLQKIVDMIRGKDGSTVRLRVNPADDPSATKIITIVRGEVELKEKLANAELLLTPSEMGPPMKIGWINLSSFYADMEEGTVSTTDDVQRLLARLMKEKIDGLVLDLRGNGGGSLEEAIRLTGLFVPSGPVVQAKDWRGSISWRECETPKAFYDGPMIVLTDKTSASASEILAAALQDYRRALIVGDKSTFGKGTVQTILPVDRFMPFFSDKSRAGNLKVTIQKFYRIAGGSTQLKGVEPDLVLPSIRDVLDIGEGSADNPLPYDTIPARKYSLITEKPYPLEELRNRLTGRLNSNPEFQYILDESKRLKERIDRNTAVLSLAEREKETAETKARREKQEAERATRVKTLNEKLKQDGFKTYHLTLDNVDAAELVPESAFTREQSTGMKMAAKADGEEGASELSKFPYGLEPTKLETVNIMRDFLELTSKRPTTAKAEEKIAK
- a CDS encoding MBL fold metallo-hydrolase, which codes for MSTGFPHQQQVMLQLETYTGGIVETNGHLLRLPRFNLLVDAPQGVARWLESQNVKVDALFLTHQHFDHVMDAAAVKEGHQCPVYAWTEFDRNLTLERFFGAMAGSAFSVPEFTVDHVLKDMTEVEAVGQTWKLQHIPGHSPDSLCFWLEEAGVLFSGDVIFSGSLGRSDFPGGSHQQLVTGIREKLWALPAETQVFSGHGPDTTLGEERETNPFLQ
- a CDS encoding sulfurtransferase, whose protein sequence is MPETAPSPVITNIAAYQFATLTDLKSLREHLVAQCKAWGLKGTILLSTEGINLFVAGLRPEIDLLLAELRALPGLETLTPKFSESAHQPFRRMLVRIKKEIIAFGVEGIEPAKYTSPRIEAKTLKQWLDEGRPITLLDTRNDYEVKLGTFKNAHIIGVDSFRDFPEAVRRLPEELKQQPIVTFCTGGIRCEKAAPFMEREGFQQVWQLEGGILKYFEEVGGAHYDGDCFVFDQRVGVDPGLAETDSVQCFMCQSPLTDEDQKDPRFVEHVSCPYCFKTTEQKMQENIASRHAAIHALTHPLPGSAPYDHQQPLNVPRACDGLTLLETLVTILPHVPQEELLQRFANQRILDKDERPVAPTQIVGAGERYLRLLPGLVEPEVNADIRLLHEDEAIVVLEKPAPLPMHPGGRFNRNTLHYILGEVYEPQKPRPCHRLDANTTGLIVVARTRHFAGLVQPQFSRGEVEKVYLARIQGHPESDTFISDAPISDVPGAMGSREVDEENGREARTEFRVLRREADGTALVEARPITGRTNQIRIHLWQLGHPIVGDPVYLPGQTVGDTQTLDIAASPMCLHAWQISFIHPLNQERMKFATALPAWASLEGAQP
- the uxaC gene encoding glucuronate isomerase, with the protein product MSFIHDDFLLSTQTARRLYHSFAKDEPILDYHNHLPPKDIAEDRQFRNLHEIWLEGDHYKWRAMRCNGIPEELITGDATPREKFLAWAKTVPHTLRNPLYHWTHIELKRYFGIDELLNEKTAPAIWEQTQAALARPEMSTRGILRSQKVRALCTTDDPTDDLAWHKKCADDGFEIGVYPTFRPDKALAVQQPEAWNLWCDKLAAAANTDINSFSALLTALEKRHDFFHSMGCRLSDHGLNRCYANFSTEAAASRIFDRYRSHRTKRLYPEDHELLATHIMLHVGRLNARRKWTMQLHLGPVRNNNSRLAKKVGADVGCDSIGDYPQAESLSRFLDALDTENSLPKTVLYNVNPADNYVFGTMAGNFADGTTPGKVQFGSGWWFVDQKEGMEWQINALSNLGLLSRFIGMLTDSRSFMSFPRHEYFRRTLCNLLGNDIEAGLIPEDDELTGSMVKNICYANAKAYLGLEVS